One genomic region from Arthrobacter pigmenti encodes:
- the pucL gene encoding factor-independent urate hydroxylase: MTATTTEPNAAPKAASGRIVLGRNQYGKAECRLVKVTRDTARHQVEDLNVTSQLHGDFEAAHTEGDNAQVVATDTQKNTVYAFARDGVGSPEAFLLRLGKHFTENFEWVTGGRWAAEQYFWDRISDHDHAFLRNKSETRTAVLLIENGVRHIVAGMQDVTVLKSTGSEFHGYPRDRYTTLKETTDRILATDVTARWRYNPDATDIDFNGIYASARSIMLDAFAQTHSLALQQTLFQMGKQVLEAHPEIEEIKLSLPNNHHFLVDLEPFGLDNPNEVFFAADRPYGLIEATIEREREGDTAGEARIWENIPGFC, from the coding sequence ATGACTGCAACAACCACTGAACCGAACGCCGCGCCTAAAGCCGCTTCCGGCCGCATTGTCCTGGGGCGCAACCAGTACGGCAAGGCCGAGTGCCGGCTCGTCAAGGTCACCCGGGACACCGCCCGCCACCAGGTCGAGGACCTCAATGTCACTTCGCAGCTGCACGGCGATTTCGAAGCCGCGCACACCGAAGGCGACAATGCGCAGGTCGTCGCCACCGACACCCAGAAAAACACCGTCTATGCATTCGCCCGTGACGGCGTGGGTTCGCCCGAGGCGTTCCTCCTGCGCCTTGGCAAGCACTTCACCGAGAACTTCGAATGGGTGACCGGTGGCCGCTGGGCCGCTGAACAGTACTTCTGGGACCGCATCAGCGACCACGACCACGCCTTCCTCCGCAACAAGTCCGAGACCCGCACCGCCGTACTCCTGATTGAGAACGGCGTCCGACACATTGTTGCGGGCATGCAGGACGTCACCGTGCTGAAGTCAACCGGCTCGGAGTTCCACGGCTACCCCCGGGACCGGTACACAACCCTGAAGGAAACCACCGATCGCATCCTTGCGACCGATGTGACAGCGCGCTGGCGCTACAACCCGGACGCAACGGACATCGATTTCAACGGCATCTACGCCAGCGCACGCAGCATCATGCTCGACGCGTTCGCGCAGACCCACTCCCTGGCACTGCAGCAGACTCTGTTCCAGATGGGCAAGCAGGTGCTCGAGGCCCACCCCGAGATCGAGGAAATCAAGCTGTCCCTGCCGAACAACCACCACTTCCTGGTGGATCTGGAACCGTTCGGCCTGGACAACCCCAACGAAGTCTTCTTCGCGGCCGACCGGCCATACGGGCTCATCGAGGCAACCATCGAACGTGAGCGCGAGGGGGACACCGCAGGCGAAGCACGGATCTGGGAAAACATCCCGGGATTCTGCTGA
- the uraH gene encoding hydroxyisourate hydrolase, producing MSRSHITTHVLDTGTGRPAAGVAARLDRQESGGWQEIASGTTDDDGRIASLGPEALERGTYRIEFETGKYFAATSTETFFPSVSLIFELTDPAQHYHVPLLISPFAYSTYRGS from the coding sequence ATGAGCCGCAGCCACATCACCACCCACGTGCTCGATACAGGGACCGGGCGGCCCGCCGCCGGCGTCGCCGCCCGGCTGGACCGGCAGGAATCCGGGGGCTGGCAGGAGATTGCCTCAGGAACCACCGACGACGACGGCCGCATCGCCTCCCTGGGACCCGAGGCCCTGGAGCGGGGAACCTACCGGATCGAGTTCGAGACCGGGAAGTACTTTGCCGCGACCAGTACAGAGACCTTCTTTCCTTCGGTCTCGCTCATCTTCGAACTCACCGACCCGGCACAGCACTACCACGTGCCGCTTTTGATTAGTCCATTCGCCTATTCCACCTACCGAGGAAGCTGA
- the uraD gene encoding 2-oxo-4-hydroxy-4-carboxy-5-ureidoimidazoline decarboxylase, with product MSLSTLNTSSPAEAAGILKPCVDIPRWVNAIVDARPFSSEAELIDFAERAAYPWTEAEIDGALAHHPRIGDRAQGNTAEATMSRGEQAGVSTAVETQTALQDGNRAYEEKFNRVFLIRAAGRSAEEILAALNERLGNSPEQELDIIAVQLREIAILRLKGVLAA from the coding sequence ATGAGCTTGTCCACCCTCAACACATCCTCTCCGGCGGAAGCCGCCGGCATCCTGAAACCATGCGTTGATATCCCACGCTGGGTCAACGCGATTGTCGATGCCCGACCCTTCTCCTCCGAAGCTGAACTCATCGACTTCGCCGAGCGCGCCGCGTACCCCTGGACCGAGGCGGAGATCGACGGCGCCCTCGCCCATCACCCACGCATCGGCGATCGTGCGCAGGGGAACACCGCAGAAGCAACAATGTCCCGCGGTGAGCAGGCCGGCGTCAGCACCGCCGTCGAAACCCAAACCGCGCTCCAGGACGGCAACCGGGCCTATGAGGAGAAGTTCAACCGCGTCTTCCTCATCCGTGCGGCAGGCCGCAGCGCCGAGGAGATCCTCGCCGCACTGAACGAGCGCCTGGGCAACTCGCCCGAACAGGAGCTGGACATCATCGCCGTTCAGCTCCGCGAAATTGCCATCCTACGACTCAAGGGGGTCCTTGCAGCATGA
- a CDS encoding DUF805 domain-containing protein: protein MKGTSMSYHPATAQPTSEARLDQPLHDASFGSAVKRFFKKYATFSGRASRSEYWWVVLFNFLVSMVLSVVMIAGAFIGMDPETGTPGGGLIVGAILVSLYGLAIIIPSIAVSVRRLHDGNFSGWWYLLSFIPGGSIVVLIFMLLPSNPQGARFDANAGYGPGGYGPAGGGYGQPGQGYGQDYPGR, encoded by the coding sequence ATGAAAGGCACCAGCATGAGCTACCACCCGGCCACGGCCCAACCCACTTCCGAAGCCAGACTCGACCAGCCGCTCCACGATGCATCTTTCGGTTCAGCGGTGAAGCGGTTCTTCAAGAAGTACGCCACCTTCTCGGGCCGTGCGAGCCGGAGCGAGTACTGGTGGGTGGTGCTGTTCAACTTCCTCGTCAGCATGGTGCTGTCGGTGGTGATGATCGCCGGAGCCTTCATCGGCATGGATCCGGAAACCGGCACCCCAGGCGGAGGCCTCATTGTGGGCGCCATCCTGGTCTCCCTGTACGGCCTGGCAATCATCATTCCGAGCATCGCCGTCAGCGTGCGTCGCCTGCACGACGGCAACTTCAGCGGTTGGTGGTACCTGCTCAGCTTCATTCCCGGCGGCAGCATTGTTGTGCTGATCTTCATGCTCCTGCCCAGCAATCCCCAGGGCGCGCGCTTTGATGCGAATGCCGGGTACGGTCCGGGCGGATACGGTCCTGCCGGTGGGGGCTACGGGCAGCCAGGGCAGGGCTATGGCCAGGATTATCCCGGGCGGTAG
- a CDS encoding PHP domain-containing protein, with amino-acid sequence MDAAAALNEIAFWLERELAPSFKVQAFRRAAETIAELEPEELAQLARDGRLKRMKGIGNRSFEVITQALDGDVPAYLADLRERSKEALTDSGSELRAKLRGDLHSHSDWSDGGSPIPLMVEAARALGHEYLALTDHSPNLKVANGLSAERLTDQLTVVDQINDDGGAFRLLKGIEVDILEDGTLDQSDEILGRLDIVVASIHSKLRSDRRTMTERMLGGIRDPHTNVLGHCTGRLVQGSRGQRPQSEFDARKVFAACAEHNVAVEINSRPERQDPPDDLIQLALDAGCLFSIDSDAHAPGQLDFLQYGAQRAEANGVPPERIITTWPLEKLLDWARS; translated from the coding sequence ATGGACGCTGCCGCAGCCCTGAACGAGATTGCCTTCTGGCTGGAACGTGAACTGGCTCCAAGCTTCAAGGTGCAGGCTTTCCGCCGGGCAGCAGAGACGATCGCCGAGTTGGAGCCGGAGGAGCTCGCGCAGCTCGCCCGTGACGGCCGCCTCAAACGGATGAAGGGCATCGGCAACCGGTCCTTCGAGGTGATCACCCAGGCACTCGACGGCGACGTCCCCGCCTACCTGGCGGACCTCCGCGAACGTTCGAAAGAGGCACTAACCGACAGCGGCAGTGAACTCAGGGCCAAACTCCGCGGAGACCTCCACAGCCACAGCGACTGGTCCGACGGCGGCAGCCCCATCCCGCTCATGGTCGAAGCGGCCCGCGCACTCGGCCACGAGTACCTCGCACTCACCGACCACTCCCCCAACCTCAAGGTCGCCAACGGCCTCAGCGCGGAACGGCTGACGGACCAGCTCACGGTCGTGGACCAAATCAACGACGACGGCGGCGCCTTCCGCCTACTCAAGGGCATCGAAGTGGACATCCTGGAGGACGGCACGCTCGATCAGTCGGATGAGATACTGGGCCGACTGGACATCGTCGTCGCGAGCATCCACTCGAAACTGCGATCGGACCGTCGGACCATGACCGAACGCATGCTCGGCGGCATCCGCGATCCCCACACCAACGTGCTGGGCCACTGCACCGGACGCCTCGTCCAGGGTTCGCGCGGTCAGCGCCCCCAGTCCGAATTCGATGCGAGAAAGGTCTTCGCCGCCTGCGCCGAGCACAACGTCGCCGTCGAAATTAACTCGCGGCCCGAACGCCAGGATCCGCCGGACGACCTCATCCAGTTAGCACTCGACGCCGGCTGCCTCTTCAGCATCGACAGCGACGCCCACGCCCCGGGCCAGCTCGACTTCCTCCAGTACGGTGCGCAGCGCGCCGAAGCCAACGGCGTTCCGCCCGAGCGCATCATCACCACCTGGCCGCTGGAAAAGCTCCTGGACTGGGCCCGCTCATAA
- the aceE gene encoding pyruvate dehydrogenase (acetyl-transferring), homodimeric type gives MAADQGIVGSGSVDSDPEETAEWVESFDQLVDVRGSERAREVLGRLLARAGGRSVGLPPVVTTDYVNTIPVDEEPEFPGDEEIERKYRAWMRWNAAVMVHRAQRPEIGVGGHISTYAGAATLYEVGFNHFFKGKDHPSGGDQIFFQGHASPGMYARAYLEGRLTEEDLDGFRQEKSKAGHALSSYPHPRLMPEFWEFPTVSMGIGPMNAIYQAQSNRYLQNRGIKDTSGQQVWAFLGDGEMDEPESRGLLQLAANEGLDNLNFVINCNLQRLDGPVRGNGKIMQELEAFFRGAGWNVIKVVWGREWDDLLEADTSGDLVKIMNETPDGDYQTYKAESGGFVRDHFFGKTPATKDLVADMSDAQVWGLKRGGHDYRKVYAAYKAATEFTGKPTVILAKTVKGYGLGAHFEGRNATHQMKKLTLQDLKDFRDHLRIPVSDEALEADPYAPPYYHPGPESKEIRYLLDRRRELGGFVPERRTRAKALDLPGDKAYEVANRGSGKQQAATTMAFVRLLKDLMREKGLGPRIVPIVPDESRTFGMDAFFPTAKIYNPQGQNYLSVDRDLVLAYKESAAGAILHPGINEAGAVAAFTAAGTAYATQGEPLIPVYVFYSMFGFQRTGDSFWAAGDQMTRGFIIGATAGRTTLTGEGLQHADGHSPILASTNPAVITYDPAYGYELGIIMRAGLERMYGADSADPNVMYYLTVYNEPIIQPPLPEGLDAGAVVRGLYRLKPGHDDDGAPKAQILASGVAVPWALEAQQILADEWGVSADVWSVTSWTELRRDALAAEEDAFLNPGEEARVPFVAQQLGEAPGPIIAVSDYMKAVPDQIRQFLPQDFATLGADGFGFSDTRAAARRYFKIDSHSVVVRTLELLAKQGKVDPDTPRQAIEKYSLLTLP, from the coding sequence ATGGCTGCTGATCAGGGGATTGTGGGTTCGGGTTCTGTTGATTCGGATCCGGAGGAGACGGCTGAGTGGGTTGAGTCGTTTGATCAGTTGGTTGATGTGCGGGGTTCGGAGCGGGCTCGTGAGGTGTTGGGCCGGTTGTTGGCCCGTGCTGGTGGCCGGTCTGTGGGGTTGCCGCCGGTGGTGACGACTGATTATGTGAACACGATTCCGGTCGATGAGGAGCCGGAGTTCCCGGGGGATGAGGAGATTGAGCGGAAGTACCGGGCGTGGATGCGGTGGAATGCTGCGGTGATGGTGCATCGGGCGCAGCGTCCGGAGATTGGTGTGGGCGGTCATATTTCCACGTACGCGGGGGCGGCGACCTTGTATGAGGTGGGGTTCAATCATTTCTTCAAGGGTAAGGATCACCCCAGTGGTGGGGATCAGATTTTCTTCCAGGGCCACGCGTCCCCTGGGATGTATGCGCGGGCGTACCTGGAAGGGCGGCTCACCGAGGAAGACCTGGATGGGTTCCGGCAGGAGAAGTCCAAGGCCGGGCATGCGTTGTCTTCGTATCCGCATCCGAGGTTGATGCCGGAGTTTTGGGAGTTCCCGACGGTGTCGATGGGGATCGGTCCGATGAACGCGATCTATCAGGCCCAGTCCAACCGGTACCTGCAGAACCGGGGTATCAAGGACACCAGTGGGCAGCAGGTGTGGGCGTTCCTCGGGGACGGGGAGATGGATGAGCCCGAATCGCGGGGGTTGTTGCAGCTGGCCGCGAATGAGGGTCTGGATAACCTGAATTTCGTGATCAATTGCAACCTGCAACGCCTGGACGGGCCGGTACGGGGTAACGGGAAGATCATGCAGGAGTTGGAGGCGTTCTTCCGTGGGGCCGGGTGGAACGTGATCAAGGTCGTCTGGGGCAGGGAATGGGATGACCTGCTTGAGGCTGATACCAGCGGGGACCTGGTGAAGATCATGAATGAAACCCCGGACGGGGACTATCAAACCTACAAGGCCGAATCCGGTGGGTTCGTGCGGGATCACTTCTTCGGGAAGACCCCTGCGACCAAGGACCTCGTCGCTGACATGAGCGATGCCCAGGTGTGGGGCCTCAAGCGCGGCGGACACGACTACCGGAAGGTCTACGCCGCCTATAAGGCTGCTACCGAGTTCACCGGTAAACCCACCGTGATCCTGGCCAAAACCGTCAAGGGCTACGGACTCGGCGCGCACTTCGAAGGCCGCAACGCCACCCACCAAATGAAAAAACTCACCCTCCAGGACCTCAAAGACTTCCGCGACCACCTCCGCATCCCGGTCTCGGATGAGGCTTTGGAAGCCGATCCGTATGCTCCTCCCTATTACCACCCCGGGCCGGAGTCAAAGGAGATCCGCTACCTGCTGGACCGGCGTCGTGAACTGGGTGGTTTCGTTCCGGAGCGGCGAACCCGCGCGAAAGCACTCGATTTGCCGGGGGACAAGGCATACGAAGTCGCCAACCGCGGATCGGGCAAGCAGCAGGCGGCGACCACGATGGCGTTTGTCCGCCTCCTGAAGGACCTGATGCGCGAGAAGGGCCTTGGGCCGCGGATCGTTCCGATCGTGCCGGATGAATCCCGCACTTTCGGCATGGACGCCTTCTTCCCGACCGCGAAGATCTATAACCCGCAAGGACAGAATTACCTCTCCGTAGACCGGGATCTGGTGCTCGCGTATAAGGAGTCAGCGGCCGGCGCTATCCTGCATCCGGGCATTAACGAAGCCGGCGCCGTCGCGGCTTTCACGGCTGCAGGCACGGCATACGCCACCCAGGGTGAGCCATTGATCCCGGTCTACGTCTTCTACTCCATGTTCGGGTTCCAGCGCACCGGCGATTCATTCTGGGCTGCCGGAGACCAGATGACCCGCGGGTTCATCATCGGTGCCACCGCAGGCCGCACCACCCTCACCGGCGAAGGCCTCCAACACGCCGACGGCCACTCGCCCATCCTCGCGTCAACCAACCCCGCGGTCATCACCTACGACCCGGCCTACGGGTACGAACTCGGCATCATCATGCGCGCGGGACTCGAACGCATGTATGGTGCGGATTCCGCGGATCCGAACGTCATGTATTACCTGACCGTCTACAACGAGCCCATCATCCAGCCGCCGCTGCCCGAGGGGCTCGACGCCGGGGCGGTCGTTCGTGGTCTCTACCGGCTCAAGCCAGGGCACGACGACGACGGCGCCCCCAAGGCGCAGATCCTCGCCTCCGGCGTGGCAGTGCCATGGGCTCTCGAAGCGCAGCAGATACTTGCTGACGAGTGGGGTGTGTCCGCGGATGTGTGGTCAGTGACGTCCTGGACCGAACTGAGGCGTGACGCGCTCGCCGCAGAGGAAGACGCCTTCCTCAACCCCGGCGAAGAAGCACGCGTGCCCTTCGTCGCACAACAACTCGGCGAAGCACCCGGACCCATCATCGCCGTCTCGGACTACATGAAAGCCGTCCCCGACCAGATCCGGCAGTTCCTCCCCCAGGACTTCGCCACCCTCGGCGCCGACGGCTTCGGCTTCTCCGACACCCGAGCCGCCGCACGACGCTACTTCAAGATCGACTCACACTCCGTCGTCGTACGCACCCTCGAACTCCTCGCCAAACAAGGCAAAGTCGACCCCGACACACCCCGCCAAGCAATCGAAAAGTACTCACTGCTCACCCTCCCCTGA
- a CDS encoding SDR family oxidoreductase, producing MNHSPESGPRITLVTGAGSGIGRAVAHAFLEAGYAVVLAGRHREPLEHTAQGWELAQVVPTDISQHDDVGRLFAQVRERWGRLDVLFNNAGIFGPAGAVDEVGFDEWSSTVAVNITGSFLCAAEAFRLMKEQDPQGGRIINNGSIAAHSPRPRSAAYTTTKHAITGLTKSIELDGRPYGITCGQIDIGNTHTDLMTTLGVGEGALQADGSRRVEPTFPVEEAARTVLHMAQLPASASIGTVVMTASGMPFIGRG from the coding sequence ATGAATCATTCGCCGGAAAGCGGTCCCCGCATCACCCTCGTCACCGGCGCCGGCTCCGGCATTGGGCGCGCAGTGGCGCACGCTTTCCTGGAGGCGGGTTACGCCGTCGTACTCGCCGGCCGGCACCGCGAACCACTGGAACACACCGCCCAGGGCTGGGAGCTTGCGCAGGTGGTGCCCACTGATATTTCACAGCACGACGACGTCGGCCGGCTCTTCGCGCAGGTGCGCGAGCGCTGGGGGCGCCTGGACGTCCTGTTCAACAACGCCGGGATCTTCGGACCCGCGGGGGCTGTGGACGAGGTCGGCTTCGACGAGTGGTCCAGCACGGTCGCCGTCAACATCACCGGCTCGTTCCTGTGCGCGGCTGAGGCATTCCGGCTCATGAAGGAGCAGGACCCACAGGGTGGGCGGATCATCAACAACGGGTCGATTGCAGCGCACTCCCCCCGGCCACGCTCGGCCGCCTACACGACCACCAAACACGCCATCACGGGGCTCACGAAGTCGATCGAACTCGACGGGCGCCCCTACGGCATTACCTGCGGTCAGATCGACATCGGGAATACGCACACCGACCTGATGACCACACTGGGCGTGGGCGAGGGCGCCCTTCAGGCCGACGGCAGCAGGCGCGTGGAGCCAACGTTCCCCGTGGAGGAAGCGGCGCGCACGGTACTGCACATGGCGCAGTTGCCGGCGTCGGCAAGCATCGGGACTGTGGTCATGACGGCGAGCGGGATGCCGTTCATTGGGCGCGGCTAA
- a CDS encoding helix-turn-helix domain-containing protein has protein sequence MIRSRTSPALPETQQRSLSRAISENDDVTVFVDGTAVKLPAQARDAVVDLLHRLAAGDSVTVTSVAETLTTSQAAEAAGISHTYLRNLTDAGTIPVEYRGTHRRIRRDAIDAWLATQRKSDAGPA, from the coding sequence ATGATCCGCTCCCGCACGTCACCTGCTCTCCCCGAGACCCAGCAGCGTTCCCTGTCACGGGCGATAAGCGAGAACGACGACGTCACAGTCTTCGTAGACGGCACCGCGGTGAAGCTGCCCGCCCAGGCGCGGGACGCCGTCGTCGACCTCCTGCACCGTCTCGCCGCCGGCGATTCCGTGACTGTTACCTCGGTCGCGGAGACGCTGACCACCTCGCAGGCGGCAGAAGCAGCCGGCATTTCGCACACGTATCTTCGGAACCTGACCGACGCCGGCACCATCCCCGTCGAATACCGCGGGACGCACCGGCGGATTCGCCGGGACGCTATCGATGCCTGGCTCGCCACCCAGCGGAAGTCAGATGCGGGGCCGGCGTGA
- a CDS encoding PucR family transcriptional regulator — MQTTEVEREVERIATRLGRGLSLEDLDGVLLAYSSHQSSADRVRVNFLLSKKVPADVSAWQLRHGIATAVRPVVVPANDELGMLGRVCVPLLVRGFRVGYLWVQQEVNEDSAQHILSQLPGVRDGMDRLAALLLEGNTAGSEHRSRREAVFLATLDRDGPATEDLAGWPELSGTAPWHLTVLLDPSRPAAVDVQAATLAHSTAALQATVGAEPVVFSAGTPSHAILLFRDESGRAEQAAIRRRYAERFSTVTGNPADRLISGTSEPFAAPDGLAGAYEQARWAAQASAVDAQLGEAVDYRSIGVFQFLAGRGWQRSTARSVYFAEIEDHDRNHELLAVLELLYDKNGSVQEVAEQLHLHRSSVYNRLARVRSIIGADPLSGQVRLELHLALKARRWSRRPRI, encoded by the coding sequence ATGCAGACAACGGAGGTGGAGCGGGAGGTCGAGCGGATCGCTACCCGGCTTGGCCGCGGGCTCTCCCTGGAGGACCTGGACGGCGTGCTGTTGGCATACAGCAGCCACCAATCCTCGGCCGACCGCGTACGCGTCAACTTCCTGCTGAGCAAGAAGGTGCCGGCCGATGTGAGCGCCTGGCAATTGAGGCACGGCATCGCAACGGCGGTGCGGCCGGTTGTGGTTCCCGCCAATGACGAACTGGGGATGCTGGGCCGGGTATGCGTGCCGCTGCTGGTGCGTGGTTTCCGGGTGGGTTACCTGTGGGTGCAGCAGGAGGTCAATGAAGACTCCGCACAGCACATTCTTTCCCAGCTACCAGGTGTGCGGGACGGGATGGACCGACTCGCCGCCCTGCTGCTGGAAGGAAACACAGCGGGTTCGGAGCACCGGAGCAGGCGGGAGGCAGTCTTCCTTGCAACGCTCGATCGTGATGGACCGGCAACGGAGGACCTCGCGGGCTGGCCCGAACTCAGCGGAACTGCGCCCTGGCACCTCACCGTTCTGCTCGACCCGTCGCGCCCGGCCGCGGTTGACGTACAGGCCGCCACACTTGCACACAGTACGGCTGCGCTGCAGGCCACGGTGGGCGCCGAACCAGTGGTGTTCAGCGCAGGAACGCCGTCGCACGCAATCCTGCTGTTCCGCGATGAGTCCGGACGCGCGGAGCAGGCGGCCATCCGGCGTCGTTACGCCGAGCGCTTTTCGACAGTGACCGGGAATCCAGCGGATCGCCTGATTTCCGGTACCAGCGAGCCCTTCGCGGCACCCGACGGACTTGCAGGCGCGTACGAGCAGGCGCGGTGGGCGGCGCAGGCGTCAGCCGTGGATGCGCAGTTGGGTGAGGCCGTGGATTACCGCTCGATAGGTGTGTTCCAGTTCCTTGCCGGAAGGGGTTGGCAGCGGTCTACGGCCCGCTCCGTGTACTTCGCCGAGATCGAGGACCATGACCGCAACCACGAACTGCTTGCCGTCCTGGAGCTTCTGTACGACAAGAACGGTTCAGTCCAGGAAGTCGCGGAACAGCTTCACCTGCACCGCAGCAGTGTGTACAACCGACTGGCGCGGGTGCGGTCAATCATCGGCGCCGATCCGTTGAGCGGGCAGGTCCGGCTCGAATTGCATCTCGCGCTCAAGGCCCGCCGCTGGTCACGCCGGCCCCGCATCTGA
- the ald gene encoding alanine dehydrogenase, producing the protein MIIGVPKEVKNNEFRVAITASGVHEFRTHGHTVLVQKSAGVGSNITDAEYIAAGAEIVEDADDLWARADMVMKVKEPIAEEYHRFRQGLVLFTYLHLAAEPKLTHALMESGVTAIAYETVQEGRALPLLAPMSEVAGRLSVQVGAQVMTAPSGGPGLLLGGVPGVRPAKVVVLGAGVAGTNATAMAVGTGAEVTILDINIARLRELDAQYAGRVKTIASNAFEIERAVLDADLVIGSVLIPGAKAPKLVTNDMVSRMKPGSVLVDIAVDQGGCFEDSHVTTHEDPTFTVHQSLFYCVGNMPGAVPNTSTYALTNVTLRYGIALADKGVRGAFEAVPSLVHGLNIASGAVAHHSVSDAHGLELNEDWRQLV; encoded by the coding sequence GTGATCATCGGCGTCCCCAAAGAAGTGAAGAACAACGAGTTCCGCGTGGCCATCACCGCCTCCGGTGTCCACGAGTTCCGCACCCACGGGCATACAGTGCTCGTGCAGAAGTCTGCGGGCGTCGGCTCCAACATCACCGATGCGGAGTACATCGCCGCAGGCGCCGAGATTGTCGAGGACGCCGACGACCTCTGGGCGCGCGCGGACATGGTGATGAAGGTCAAGGAGCCCATCGCCGAGGAGTACCACCGTTTCCGGCAGGGCCTGGTGCTGTTCACCTACCTGCATCTGGCGGCCGAACCCAAGCTCACGCACGCACTCATGGAGTCCGGCGTAACGGCGATCGCCTACGAGACAGTGCAGGAGGGACGCGCACTTCCGCTTCTCGCGCCGATGTCCGAGGTTGCCGGGCGCCTCTCGGTCCAGGTCGGCGCCCAGGTGATGACCGCGCCGTCGGGGGGCCCCGGCCTCCTGCTCGGCGGCGTACCCGGAGTCCGGCCGGCGAAAGTGGTTGTGCTCGGCGCGGGCGTTGCGGGAACCAACGCGACCGCCATGGCCGTTGGCACGGGAGCGGAGGTAACGATACTCGACATCAACATCGCCCGGCTGCGCGAACTCGACGCGCAATACGCGGGCCGGGTGAAGACCATCGCCTCCAACGCGTTCGAAATTGAGCGTGCCGTACTCGACGCCGACCTCGTGATCGGTTCGGTCCTCATCCCCGGCGCAAAGGCTCCCAAGCTCGTGACAAACGATATGGTGTCCCGGATGAAACCGGGCAGCGTGCTCGTGGACATTGCCGTGGACCAGGGCGGCTGCTTCGAGGACTCACACGTCACCACCCACGAGGACCCGACCTTCACGGTGCATCAGTCGCTCTTCTACTGCGTAGGGAACATGCCGGGCGCCGTCCCGAACACGTCCACCTATGCGCTGACCAACGTGACCCTGCGGTACGGCATTGCACTGGCTGACAAGGGCGTGCGCGGGGCCTTCGAAGCGGTCCCGTCGCTGGTCCACGGCCTCAATATCGCGAGTGGAGCGGTGGCACACCACTCCGTATCCGACGCACACGGCCTTGAGCTCAATGAGGACTGGCGCCAACTGGTCTAG
- a CDS encoding Gfo/Idh/MocA family protein: protein MTRIRTAVIGFGLGGRVFHAPFIAANPRYSLDVVVTSNEERIAQVQTQYPQARIIRSVDELWQEADELDLIVVTTPPASHAPLAEAVLKAGVAVVVDKPFVAKSADGESLVELAREKGQLLTVFQNSRWDGGYLTIRKLLQEGALGTVRRFESRLESYKPLVTKPWKASTPASEGGGILFDLGPHLIDQALQLFGDAELAHVELAAHREEDGPDDDVFLALHHHSGVISHLWMNTLAPQAAPRYRVTGSKSAYTKWGKDVQEAAVDAGMLPTDPGYGVEDSLSWGLLGFDQQAERIRTENGAYPDFYDLLAAALLDGGPVPVDPADSLKAQRIIEAAHSL from the coding sequence ATGACGAGAATCAGAACAGCAGTCATCGGGTTCGGGCTCGGCGGGCGGGTCTTTCATGCCCCTTTTATTGCCGCTAATCCGCGATATTCCCTCGACGTTGTGGTGACCTCGAACGAGGAGCGGATTGCACAGGTCCAGACGCAGTACCCCCAGGCGCGGATTATCCGCTCGGTGGATGAGCTGTGGCAGGAGGCGGATGAACTCGATCTCATTGTGGTGACCACACCGCCCGCCAGCCACGCACCCCTGGCGGAAGCGGTGCTCAAGGCGGGGGTCGCCGTCGTCGTCGATAAGCCGTTCGTGGCGAAGTCCGCCGACGGCGAGAGCCTGGTCGAGCTCGCCCGTGAGAAGGGCCAACTACTCACGGTTTTCCAGAACAGCCGGTGGGACGGCGGTTACCTCACCATTCGAAAGCTGTTGCAGGAGGGCGCCCTCGGTACGGTTCGTCGGTTCGAATCCCGCCTGGAGTCCTACAAGCCGCTCGTAACCAAACCGTGGAAGGCCAGCACCCCGGCAAGCGAGGGCGGCGGCATCCTCTTTGACCTTGGGCCGCACCTGATCGACCAGGCGCTGCAGCTTTTCGGGGATGCGGAGCTCGCCCACGTCGAACTGGCCGCCCACCGGGAGGAGGACGGGCCCGACGACGACGTCTTCCTTGCCCTGCATCATCACTCCGGCGTGATCAGCCATCTGTGGATGAACACACTGGCACCGCAGGCAGCACCGCGCTACCGGGTAACCGGATCGAAGTCGGCGTACACCAAATGGGGCAAGGACGTGCAGGAAGCAGCAGTGGACGCCGGGATGCTTCCCACGGACCCGGGCTACGGTGTCGAGGACAGCCTCTCCTGGGGCTTACTGGGGTTCGACCAGCAGGCGGAGCGGATACGGACAGAGAACGGCGCCTATCCGGATTTCTACGACCTGTTGGCCGCGGCGCTGCTCGACGGCGGGCCGGTGCCTGTGGACCCGGCCGACAGCCTGAAGGCGCAGCGCATTATCGAAGCAGCGCACAGTCTCTAG